One window of the Deltaproteobacteria bacterium genome contains the following:
- a CDS encoding ABC transporter ATP-binding protein — MIRIEGVSKQFKESISYRKIIALEDLTLDIHKGEVFGFLGPNGAGKSTAIKILINLISPDAGHASIMGMDVMDKDTRRHVGYLPENPYFYDYLTAEELLWFGGRASGLSSTAIRERTDELLNKVNLHSARKRQLRTYSKGMVQRAGIALALIHDPDVVILDEPMSGLDPIGRKMVGDIMMELKAQGKTIFFSSHILTDIERFCDRVGIIVGGKLRLVDRLDSLLSGAATLEEIFLREVELSGGGAEV, encoded by the coding sequence ATGATAAGGATTGAAGGGGTTTCAAAGCAATTTAAAGAGAGTATTAGCTACAGAAAGATCATAGCATTGGAAGACCTCACCCTTGATATTCATAAGGGGGAGGTCTTTGGCTTTTTAGGGCCAAACGGAGCAGGCAAATCCACTGCCATAAAGATACTTATAAACCTTATTTCTCCTGATGCCGGCCATGCATCCATAATGGGAATGGATGTGATGGATAAGGATACGAGAAGGCATGTCGGTTATCTCCCTGAAAACCCCTATTTCTATGATTATCTCACGGCAGAGGAACTCCTCTGGTTCGGCGGAAGGGCGTCAGGTCTATCTTCTACTGCTATTAGGGAAAGGACAGACGAGTTATTAAACAAGGTCAATCTCCATAGCGCTCGCAAGAGGCAATTAAGGACATATTCCAAGGGCATGGTTCAGAGGGCGGGCATTGCCCTTGCGCTGATACACGACCCTGATGTCGTCATACTTGATGAGCCTATGAGCGGCCTTGACCCCATAGGGAGAAAGATGGTGGGTGATATAATGATGGAACTAAAGGCGCAGGGCAAGACCATCTTTTTCTCATCTCATATCCTTACTGATATAGAACGTTTCTGCGACAGGGTGGGAATTATTGTCGGCGGTAAATTAAGATTGGTTGATAGATTAGATAGCCTCTTATCAGGGGCGGCT
- a CDS encoding tetratricopeptide repeat protein: MFKKAMPETEKAGRTKNRGKAPVDNLCNTSSALKMLYIHALFILVIIPVAFTTFKRNKLWQDELLLWEDVERGSPKKGRGYTALGVAYFDKGDFDKAVTRHLTALKLNPDLVEARINLGNVYSKQGRLDEALKEYRIAVELSPGNAKAYNNIGNAYYDRGEFGEAINGYLNALRLKPDLPEAYYNLGNIYSKQGRSDEALQAYRMALELKPEFAEAHSNLGNFYLSQGKLKEAEDEYLAALRLKSDSEKAHYNLGNIYAKQGRLDGALQEYEIALRLDPGYAEAHNNLGSVYFSQGRLDEAIGEYLTALKLNADFVEAHTNLGNAYKKKGLMDKAKEEFEIALKLRPDFIPAQKAISSIDSKSQTYESK; the protein is encoded by the coding sequence ATGTTCAAAAAGGCAATGCCCGAGACAGAAAAAGCCGGAAGAACTAAAAACAGAGGCAAAGCGCCTGTGGATAATCTTTGCAATACCTCTTCTGCCCTTAAGATGTTGTATATTCATGCCCTTTTTATATTAGTTATAATCCCTGTTGCATTCACAACCTTTAAAAGAAACAAATTATGGCAAGATGAACTGCTGCTGTGGGAGGATGTGGAGAGGGGAAGTCCTAAAAAGGGGCGCGGATACACTGCCCTTGGTGTGGCTTATTTTGATAAAGGTGATTTTGATAAGGCTGTTACAAGGCACTTAACAGCGTTAAAGCTAAACCCCGACCTTGTGGAGGCCCGTATAAACCTCGGTAATGTATATTCAAAGCAGGGGCGGCTGGATGAGGCTTTAAAGGAATATAGGATTGCGGTAGAATTAAGTCCCGGCAACGCAAAGGCATACAACAACATTGGAAACGCATATTATGACAGAGGGGAATTTGGCGAGGCTATTAATGGATATCTGAATGCATTACGGCTAAAACCCGACCTTCCAGAAGCATATTATAACTTGGGTAATATCTATTCTAAACAGGGGAGATCGGACGAGGCGCTGCAGGCATACAGAATGGCATTAGAACTCAAACCTGAGTTTGCAGAGGCTCATAGTAATCTTGGGAATTTCTATCTGAGCCAAGGAAAATTGAAAGAGGCTGAAGATGAATATCTTGCGGCATTAAGACTTAAATCAGACAGTGAAAAGGCTCATTATAATTTAGGGAATATTTATGCCAAACAAGGAAGATTGGATGGGGCACTGCAAGAATATGAAATAGCATTGAGATTAGACCCAGGCTATGCAGAAGCACATAATAATCTTGGTTCTGTCTATTTTAGCCAAGGTCGGCTTGATGAGGCCATAGGAGAATACTTGACTGCACTAAAACTTAATGCGGATTTTGTAGAGGCACATACTAACCTTGGGAATGCCTATAAAAAAAAGGGATTGATGGATAAAGCTAAAGAAGAATTTGAGATAGCTTTAAAATTAAGGCCAGACTTTATTCCAGCGCAAAAGGCCATTTCATCCATTGATAGCAAATCTCAAACCTACGAGTCAAAATAA
- a CDS encoding nucleotidyltransferase domain-containing protein — protein MEADKYKKAWDNRRRLEEEMLMLRRIRLMEKVKECAIAIKRIGGKRVVLFGSLATGRFRRGSDVDIAVEGLSSNAYFKAIGLIEEILGDIPFDLVDMEETLPTVRQKIEREGVLV, from the coding sequence ATGGAAGCGGACAAATATAAAAAGGCATGGGATAATCGAAGGCGTCTGGAAGAGGAGATGCTAATGTTAAGACGTATCCGGTTAATGGAAAAGGTTAAAGAGTGCGCAATTGCGATAAAAAGAATTGGAGGGAAACGAGTTGTCTTGTTTGGGTCCCTTGCAACAGGGAGGTTTCGCAGGGGTTCGGATGTTGATATTGCCGTAGAGGGGTTGTCTTCTAATGCATATTTTAAGGCTATTGGACTTATAGAAGAAATATTGGGTGACATACCATTTGACCTTGTAGACATGGAGGAGACTTTGCCGACGGTGAGGCAAAAGATCGAAAGGGAGGGCGTCCTTGTTTAA
- a CDS encoding type II toxin-antitoxin system PemK/MazF family toxin, which produces MERIRRGEVWIVELLANPKPRPAIVASIDPINDLCPDVILIPVTTKPGPLRIPLLEDESATGLKQKSYAKCESIGPIHKSRLKKKIGEIPGNEWPMIENGIKRVLGLE; this is translated from the coding sequence GTGGAGCGAATAAGACGGGGAGAAGTGTGGATAGTAGAATTATTGGCCAATCCAAAACCCAGGCCGGCCATTGTTGCAAGCATCGACCCAATTAATGATCTCTGTCCGGATGTCATTCTTATCCCTGTAACAACGAAGCCGGGCCCTTTAAGAATCCCTTTGTTAGAAGACGAATCAGCTACAGGACTGAAACAAAAAAGTTATGCAAAATGCGAATCCATTGGCCCGATTCATAAATCCAGATTAAAAAAGAAGATAGGTGAGATTCCAGGAAATGAATGGCCTATGATTGAAAATGGGATTAAGCGGGTGCTTGGTTTGGAGTAG
- a CDS encoding sigma-54 dependent transcriptional regulator translates to MSKEKILIVDDEKGIRDFLEIMLKKEGYRVSSAPGGEEAMRLFNNSSYDLVISDVRMKGMGGVEVLKSIKEINPETVVLMITAYASVDTAIDAMKAGAYDYITKPFKIDEVKHIIRNALDKKRLETENILLKRELKTKHAFGNIIGTSPKMLEIYEIIKRVADTKTNILLTGESGTGKELVARAIHYEGIRKDKPFVPINCGAIPENLLESELFGYQKGAFTGAAANKSGLFEVANEGTIFLDELTELPIQLQVKLLRVIQERNFRRVGGIEDISVDVRIIAASNKDIEREVKEGRFREDLFYRLNVIPIHMPPLRERKEDIRLLAEHFFEKHKQELGKDIKGISREAMDYLESYSYQGNIRELENIIERAIALESTPLIMPESLPEYLKREAKYQKVKVSEKELSASALDESLQPKIEIPQEGFNLEKNVEDYEKAIIIDALKKAGGVKKKAAELLGMSFRSMRYKLDKYGIE, encoded by the coding sequence ATGTCAAAAGAGAAGATACTCATAGTTGACGATGAAAAGGGCATAAGGGACTTCCTTGAGATAATGCTTAAAAAGGAAGGCTACAGAGTTAGTTCTGCCCCTGGCGGAGAGGAGGCAATGAGGCTCTTTAATAACAGCAGCTATGACCTTGTAATAAGCGATGTCAGGATGAAAGGCATGGGCGGCGTTGAAGTTTTGAAAAGTATAAAAGAAATTAATCCTGAAACTGTAGTCCTTATGATTACAGCATACGCATCAGTTGACACTGCAATTGATGCGATGAAGGCAGGGGCGTATGACTACATAACAAAGCCGTTCAAGATAGACGAAGTAAAGCATATCATAAGAAATGCCCTGGATAAGAAAAGGCTTGAGACTGAGAATATCCTCTTAAAAAGGGAATTAAAGACAAAACATGCCTTCGGCAACATTATCGGCACAAGTCCGAAGATGCTGGAGATATACGAGATTATAAAAAGGGTCGCGGATACAAAGACAAACATCCTTCTTACCGGCGAAAGCGGCACAGGCAAAGAGCTTGTGGCAAGGGCTATCCATTATGAGGGCATAAGAAAGGATAAGCCGTTTGTTCCGATAAACTGCGGCGCGATACCAGAAAATCTGCTTGAAAGCGAGCTGTTCGGTTACCAGAAGGGCGCATTTACCGGCGCAGCGGCGAATAAAAGCGGCTTGTTTGAGGTGGCAAATGAAGGCACGATATTTCTTGACGAGCTCACAGAGCTTCCAATCCAGCTTCAGGTAAAACTCCTTCGTGTAATCCAGGAAAGAAATTTCAGAAGGGTTGGCGGAATTGAAGATATATCGGTGGATGTGAGAATAATTGCGGCGTCAAATAAGGATATTGAGAGGGAGGTCAAAGAGGGAAGGTTCAGGGAAGACCTGTTCTATAGACTGAATGTAATCCCAATCCATATGCCGCCCTTAAGAGAAAGGAAAGAAGATATCCGGCTTCTCGCAGAACACTTTTTTGAAAAACACAAGCAAGAGCTTGGCAAGGATATAAAGGGCATATCGCGTGAGGCAATGGATTATCTTGAGTCTTACTCATACCAGGGCAATATAAGAGAGCTTGAAAATATAATAGAGCGGGCTATTGCGCTGGAATCCACTCCCCTCATTATGCCTGAAAGCCTGCCGGAATATTTAAAAAGAGAAGCAAAGTATCAGAAAGTCAAAGTGTCAGAGAAAGAACTTTCAGCTTCCGCCTTAGACGAAAGCCTTCAGCCTAAAATTGAGATTCCGCAAGAGGGTTTTAATCTGGAAAAGAATGTAGAAGATTACGAGAAGGCAATTATAATAGACGCCCTTAAAAAGGCAGGCGGTGTAAAGAAAAAAGCGGCAGAACTGCTGGGTATGAGTTTCAGGTCTATGAGGTACAAGCTGGACAAATACGGGATAGAGTAG
- a CDS encoding ATP-binding protein has protein sequence MPTQPSLYIILKTRLKWLMVLRVALVVLFTGVSAWFQLKGSSPFQTNIYPLYAIVIITCFFTIIYSVIFRWIKNAKVFAYIQIFGDIFLITATVYVTGGLESFLSFLYFLSIISASILLNRKGGFYAASASSIAYGLLVNLDFYRALPAKYKVILIGGISYERGDILATLALNIIGFFTVAFLTGYLAGRTVTVEKELEEKKFDFRKLEAINKYIIENINSGILTIDADARITSFNRAAEKITGYTLGEVYNQAVDMVFPLLMKEGYSVASLEGDQSYLRIDKPFKRKDGKEIFLGLSVSPMKEGGYIIIFQDLTRIKDIEEQLKRADRLRALGELAAGMAHEVRNPLASISGSVQVLKDSVVLGGDNKHLMDIIIRESDRLNTLITDFLLFAKPAVKMTDVSLNEIIMETIEIFKNSPECKGIDIQIKLEDGLIVEGDIRQLKQVFWNLFLNAGHVMPNGGRLEVRCQKNRGQGSGVRGQGLPPEPRTLTPEFTEITISDTGSGIDAEDINRVFDPFFTTSDFGTGLGLAVVHRIVEGHHGRIEVKSKKGDGTSFKITLPMVNR, from the coding sequence ATGCCTACCCAACCTTCCCTATATATCATCTTAAAAACCCGACTCAAATGGCTGATGGTCTTGAGGGTGGCGCTGGTTGTTCTATTCACCGGGGTTTCTGCGTGGTTTCAGTTGAAGGGTTCCTCGCCGTTTCAAACAAACATATATCCGTTGTATGCAATTGTAATTATTACCTGCTTCTTTACGATTATATATTCGGTTATATTCAGATGGATTAAAAATGCAAAGGTATTTGCATACATCCAGATATTCGGCGATATATTCCTTATCACAGCCACTGTGTATGTGACAGGCGGACTGGAAAGTTTTTTATCATTCCTCTATTTTCTGTCAATAATAAGCGCCAGCATCCTCCTTAACCGCAAAGGCGGGTTTTATGCCGCATCTGCAAGCAGCATAGCGTATGGACTTTTGGTTAACCTTGATTTTTACAGGGCGCTTCCGGCAAAATATAAAGTTATTTTAATAGGCGGCATTAGTTACGAAAGAGGGGATATACTTGCTACTCTGGCGCTTAACATCATAGGCTTTTTTACTGTCGCGTTTCTGACAGGGTATCTTGCAGGAAGGACAGTAACAGTAGAGAAGGAGCTTGAGGAAAAGAAGTTTGATTTCAGGAAACTTGAGGCCATAAATAAATATATTATAGAAAATATAAACAGCGGCATACTTACTATAGACGCTGATGCAAGGATAACATCCTTTAACAGGGCTGCGGAAAAGATTACCGGCTATACCCTTGGCGAGGTATACAATCAAGCAGTTGACATGGTGTTTCCTCTTTTGATGAAGGAGGGTTATTCTGTTGCATCTTTAGAAGGAGACCAGTCATATTTGAGGATAGATAAACCCTTTAAAAGAAAGGATGGGAAAGAGATATTTCTTGGCCTTTCGGTATCGCCAATGAAAGAGGGCGGCTATATAATAATATTTCAGGATTTGACAAGGATTAAAGATATAGAGGAACAGCTTAAAAGGGCGGATAGATTGAGGGCGCTTGGCGAGTTGGCAGCAGGCATGGCGCATGAGGTAAGGAATCCTCTGGCGTCTATAAGCGGGTCAGTGCAGGTCTTAAAGGACAGTGTGGTATTGGGCGGCGACAATAAACACCTTATGGATATTATTATCAGGGAGTCAGACAGGCTGAATACCCTTATTACAGATTTTCTCTTGTTTGCAAAACCCGCTGTTAAGATGACTGATGTTAGCCTGAATGAGATCATAATGGAAACCATAGAAATATTTAAGAATAGCCCGGAATGTAAAGGGATTGACATTCAGATTAAATTAGAAGACGGCCTTATAGTGGAAGGCGATATCAGACAGTTAAAGCAGGTATTCTGGAATCTATTTTTGAATGCAGGGCATGTAATGCCCAATGGGGGAAGATTGGAGGTCAGGTGTCAAAAAAACAGGGGTCAGGGGTCAGGGGTCAGGGGTCAGGGGTTGCCCCCCGAACCCCGAACCCTGACCCCTGAATTTACAGAGATTACCATCTCTGATACAGGCAGCGGCATTGACGCAGAGGATATAAACAGGGTATTTGACCCATTCTTTACAACAAGTGATTTCGGCACAGGTCTTGGCCTTGCCGTTGTTCACAGGATTGTGGAAGGTCATCATGGCAGGATAGAGGTAAAAAGCAAGAAGGGCGATGGGACGAGTTTTAAAATAACACTGCCGATGGTAAATAGGTGA
- a CDS encoding type II secretion system F family protein, whose amino-acid sequence MPTFIYEGKTLRGEPRKGEIEASSLAVATANIRRQQIITSKVAEKKAVGFTLKLPGFGGKVTTKEIVIFTRQFATMIDAGLPLVQCLDILSSQQPNPLFKTTLTEIKKSVEGGSTFADALRKHPKIFDDLYVNLVAAGEVGGILDTILGRLAGFMEKAEKLKGKIKGALMYPLVISIIAVVIVGGLLLFVVPIFEGMFKDFGRALPAPTQFVVNLSNVLKAYWYIFIGTIAGIVIGLKQFNATPKGRVVMDGIKLKLPIFGDLIRKTAVARFTRTMSTMMSSGVPILEALEIVAKTAGNKIIEEAIMKTRTALSQGKTLAEPLAEAKVFPSMVVQMIAVGESTGALDAMLSKIADFYEEEVDQAVDTLMSLIEPVFMAFLGVTVGGLIIALYLPIFSLAGAVGG is encoded by the coding sequence ATGCCAACATTTATATACGAAGGAAAAACCTTAAGAGGTGAGCCGAGGAAAGGCGAGATAGAGGCCTCAAGCCTTGCTGTTGCTACTGCCAATATTAGAAGACAGCAGATAATAACAAGTAAGGTTGCGGAAAAAAAGGCAGTGGGCTTTACCTTAAAGCTCCCAGGATTTGGCGGCAAGGTAACAACTAAAGAGATAGTTATCTTTACCCGTCAGTTTGCAACCATGATTGATGCGGGCCTTCCGCTTGTCCAGTGTCTTGATATACTTTCCAGCCAGCAGCCAAATCCGCTATTTAAAACAACCTTGACAGAAATAAAAAAGAGCGTTGAGGGCGGCTCAACCTTTGCCGACGCCCTTCGCAAGCATCCAAAGATATTTGACGACCTTTATGTAAACCTGGTTGCAGCAGGCGAGGTTGGCGGTATCCTGGATACTATATTGGGCAGGCTTGCAGGCTTTATGGAAAAGGCGGAAAAATTAAAAGGCAAGATTAAAGGCGCACTTATGTATCCTCTTGTAATATCTATAATTGCTGTTGTGATTGTCGGCGGCTTGCTCTTGTTTGTTGTGCCAATCTTTGAAGGTATGTTTAAAGACTTTGGCAGGGCGCTTCCCGCGCCTACGCAGTTTGTTGTGAACTTAAGCAATGTTTTAAAGGCATACTGGTATATATTTATAGGGACTATTGCAGGCATAGTAATAGGTCTTAAACAGTTCAATGCGACACCCAAAGGCAGGGTAGTAATGGACGGTATTAAGTTAAAGCTCCCTATATTTGGAGACCTGATAAGAAAAACCGCTGTTGCAAGATTTACAAGGACAATGTCTACCATGATGTCAAGCGGCGTGCCTATACTTGAGGCGCTTGAGATTGTCGCAAAGACAGCAGGCAACAAAATAATAGAAGAGGCCATTATGAAAACAAGGACAGCACTTAGCCAGGGCAAAACACTGGCAGAGCCGCTTGCTGAAGCAAAAGTTTTTCCCTCTATGGTTGTTCAGATGATAGCGGTTGGCGAGTCTACCGGCGCACTTGATGCCATGCTTTCCAAGATTGCGGATTTCTATGAAGAAGAGGTGGACCAGGCAGTGGATACATTGATGTCCCTCATAGAACCGGTATTTATGGCCTTCCTCGGTGTGACTGTTGGAGGTCTGATTATTGCGTTGTATCTGCCTATATTCAGCCTTGCCGGCGCTGTTGGAGGATGA
- a CDS encoding type IV pilus twitching motility protein PilT: MEAATEQKKMPPLQDLLKVMIDKGGSDLHITAGSPPRIRVNGKLLPLEQLPPLTPVDTKQMTYTVLTDAQKHTFEEGNELDFSFGLKGLSRFRGNLFVQRGATGGVFRTIPFKIKTFQELGLPPIVEELSKKPRGLILVTGPTGSGKTTTLAAMINKINEEREEHIITIEDPIEYLHPSKKALVNQREVGADTSSFKKALKHVLRQDPDVVLLGELRDMETIEIALTVAETGHLCLATLHTNSCVQTINRIVDVFPANQQPQIRAQLSFVLEGVMSQLLIPTADGKGRVMALEVMVPNAAIRNLIREDKVHQIYSQMQVGQAKFSMQTMNQSLLLLYQRRLISLDEAIGRSSDPDELRQMMSNAGGMRPGGMAR; this comes from the coding sequence ATGGAAGCAGCCACAGAACAAAAAAAGATGCCGCCACTTCAGGACCTTTTGAAGGTTATGATAGACAAGGGAGGTTCTGACCTGCATATAACAGCTGGCTCGCCGCCGAGGATAAGGGTAAACGGCAAACTTTTGCCGCTGGAACAACTTCCGCCTTTGACCCCTGTTGATACGAAACAGATGACATATACCGTGTTAACCGATGCCCAAAAACACACATTTGAAGAGGGAAATGAGCTTGATTTCTCATTTGGTTTAAAGGGCTTGTCCAGATTCAGGGGCAATCTGTTTGTTCAAAGGGGGGCAACAGGGGGTGTTTTCAGGACAATTCCTTTTAAGATAAAGACATTTCAGGAGCTCGGTCTGCCGCCTATTGTAGAAGAGCTTTCTAAAAAGCCGCGGGGGCTTATCCTTGTGACAGGCCCTACAGGCAGCGGCAAGACCACAACCCTTGCTGCCATGATAAACAAGATAAACGAGGAAAGGGAAGAGCACATCATAACCATTGAAGATCCTATCGAATATCTCCATCCATCTAAAAAGGCCCTCGTGAACCAAAGAGAGGTTGGCGCGGATACCAGCAGCTTTAAAAAGGCATTGAAGCATGTGTTGCGGCAGGATCCGGATGTTGTTCTGCTTGGTGAGCTGCGGGATATGGAGACCATAGAAATAGCTCTTACTGTTGCAGAGACGGGACACCTCTGCCTTGCTACCCTCCATACCAATTCCTGCGTTCAAACCATAAACAGGATTGTTGATGTATTCCCGGCGAATCAGCAGCCGCAGATAAGGGCGCAGCTCTCTTTTGTTCTGGAAGGTGTTATGTCTCAACTCCTGATACCAACAGCGGATGGCAAGGGAAGGGTCATGGCGCTGGAGGTGATGGTTCCCAATGCCGCCATAAGAAACCTTATAAGGGAAGACAAGGTTCACCAGATATATTCACAGATGCAGGTAGGCCAGGCCAAATTCAGCATGCAGACAATGAACCAATCTCTTCTGCTGCTTTATCAAAGAAGGCTTATATCTCTTGATGAGGCTATTGGCAGAAGTTCGGACCCGGATGAACTCCGACAGATGATGTCAAATGCAGGCGGTATGAGGCCGGGGGGAATGGCAAGATAG
- the pilB gene encoding type IV-A pilus assembly ATPase PilB, whose amino-acid sequence MADRLGELLVREKLLSAEQLKKAIEEQRSSGGRLGYNLAKLGYINEKDLTTFLSRQYGIPSVDLTATEIDTEIIKLIPEDVAKKYQVIPISRTGSTLIMAMADPSNIFAIDDIKFLTGYNVESVIASETAIKDAIEKYYAVAEEEMALGDVLTEFDESEMEILHEEEDVDVADLKKAVEDAPVVKLVNIILTDAIKKGASDIHVEPYEKSFRVRYRVDGVLSEVMKPPLKLKNAIVSRMKIMSNLDIAERRLPQDGRIKMKLGKDKEMDYRVSVLPTLFGEKVVMRLLDKSNLQLDMTKLGFEEKALKDFKDAIEKPWGMVLVTGPTGSGKTTTLYSALSELNKISDNISTAEDPVEFNLAGINQVQMHEAIGLNFASALRSFLRQDPDIIMVGEIRDFETAEIAVKAALTGHMVLSTLHTNDAPSTINRLLNMGIEPFLISSATNLILAQRLARKICKDCKEEIHVPPQALIEIGVPPEEAKTFKCFHGKGCATCGGTGCKGRIALYEVMPMTEGLKELVLNGASSAELKRGAIKEGMKSLRMSGITKIKEGVTTIEEVVRATMAD is encoded by the coding sequence ATGGCCGATAGACTCGGTGAACTGTTAGTCAGGGAAAAACTTCTAAGCGCTGAACAGCTTAAAAAGGCTATTGAGGAACAGCGGTCGTCAGGCGGGCGGCTGGGGTATAATCTGGCTAAGCTGGGTTATATAAATGAAAAAGACCTTACAACCTTTTTAAGCAGGCAATACGGCATACCTTCAGTAGATCTTACTGCCACAGAGATAGATACGGAAATAATCAAACTTATTCCGGAAGATGTTGCCAAGAAATACCAGGTTATTCCAATTAGCAGAACAGGCTCCACTTTGATTATGGCAATGGCAGATCCGTCCAATATCTTTGCAATAGATGATATAAAATTTCTTACCGGGTACAATGTTGAATCAGTGATTGCCTCTGAGACGGCTATAAAAGACGCTATAGAGAAATATTATGCTGTTGCTGAGGAGGAGATGGCGCTTGGGGATGTCCTGACAGAATTTGATGAAAGTGAAATGGAGATTCTGCATGAGGAGGAAGATGTTGATGTAGCTGATCTTAAAAAGGCAGTTGAAGATGCGCCTGTAGTCAAGCTTGTTAATATTATCCTCACCGATGCAATTAAAAAGGGGGCAAGCGATATCCATGTAGAGCCTTATGAAAAATCGTTCAGGGTCAGGTACAGGGTGGACGGTGTTTTATCAGAGGTTATGAAACCGCCGCTTAAGCTTAAGAACGCCATTGTTTCAAGGATGAAGATTATGTCTAATCTTGATATTGCAGAGAGGCGGCTTCCGCAGGATGGAAGGATAAAGATGAAGCTCGGCAAGGATAAAGAGATGGATTACAGGGTTTCTGTCCTTCCGACCCTCTTCGGCGAGAAGGTTGTTATGAGGCTTCTCGACAAATCCAACCTCCAGCTTGATATGACCAAACTTGGGTTTGAAGAGAAGGCATTGAAGGATTTTAAAGATGCGATTGAAAAACCCTGGGGTATGGTTCTTGTTACAGGCCCGACAGGAAGCGGCAAGACAACAACTCTTTATTCAGCGCTTTCTGAATTAAATAAGATTTCTGATAACATATCTACTGCTGAAGACCCTGTAGAGTTTAATCTCGCAGGTATAAACCAGGTTCAGATGCACGAGGCTATCGGTTTGAACTTTGCCAGCGCATTAAGGTCATTTTTAAGACAAGACCCGGATATAATAATGGTCGGAGAGATAAGGGATTTTGAGACCGCTGAAATAGCCGTTAAGGCGGCGCTTACAGGCCACATGGTTCTTTCCACGCTTCATACAAACGACGCGCCGTCCACAATAAACAGGCTTTTAAACATGGGTATAGAGCCGTTTCTTATTTCTTCAGCCACAAACCTTATACTGGCGCAGAGGCTTGCAAGAAAGATATGCAAGGACTGCAAAGAGGAGATACATGTGCCGCCTCAGGCATTGATAGAGATCGGCGTTCCTCCTGAAGAGGCAAAGACATTTAAATGTTTTCATGGAAAGGGCTGCGCAACATGCGGTGGCACAGGATGCAAAGGGAGGATAGCGCTTTACGAGGTTATGCCCATGACAGAGGGATTAAAAGAGCTTGTGCTTAACGGCGCATCATCCGCTGAATTAAAAAGGGGCGCTATAAAGGAAGGGATGAAGAGCCTGAGGATGAGCGGAATCACAAAGATAAAAGAGGGCGTGACAACAATAGAGGAAGTAGTAAGGGCGACAATGGCGGATTAA